DNA sequence from the Dreissena polymorpha isolate Duluth1 chromosome 3, UMN_Dpol_1.0, whole genome shotgun sequence genome:
gggtcatgtggacatggatggtcgagatagaccgtgttgagTATTaatagatgttcagtattaatttgaagtcaattggtgaataaataaagaagttatgttaaaacaaaattttgggtatgaaaatttggtgtacaaaaaaaaatatgcaaaaaaaaataggtACAAAAAAATTGGATACAAAAAAAATGAGGGTATTAcgcaaaaaaaattgggtacgaaaaaaaaaatgggtaccaaaaaaaattttgggtatgaaaaaaaaaggGATACAaataattttgggtacgaaaaaaaaaattgggggtacggggaagaagtGCCCCTGGACCTCTCGAttaatttgaaagaggacgggaaccaagctgcctttacctaaatcaatggccctggggtgggttaTGTGGACATGGAtcgtcgagatagaccgtgttgtcataagagatatttagtattaatttgaagtcaattggtgaataaatgaagaagttatgttaaaacaaacatttgggtgggcgtggttggacactatctcctcctacactattagcgctagaaccttgaaactttcaCACATGGTTGCTATGAGGATATGTgtgacggtgcactatttggaatgttGATCTGTCCCTGGGTCAACagttattattatacatgtgcgttgcatgttgttagtaaaatgagttgtttttttacccatttaCCCATGTATTTTCGCATAACTTTTGAACCAGGGGTAAGATCAATATTCCAAATATTGCaccatcgcacatatgctcatagctaccatgtatctaagtttcaaggttcttgtgctaaaagtgtaggaggatgtgtccaggacagacagacagaaagcaCAGATCAATGCAATATCCCCACTCTTTTAAAAGCGTTGGGATAATTGAGATAGTCTGCTATAAACATTCTTGTAAAATTATGCGTATATTCTTGCGCATTGTGATATGAAGCGTCTGCGTTTTGAAGGGCCAATGTCATACACCTGTAGCATGCCTTTCAGAAAACTTGatcaattttaatcaaattttattatcttatttttaGCTTCATTGTTCATTAACTGCATTTCAAAGTtctcttatttgtattgtaatgaataaattagaaaaaaataataactgaatAACTGAATAAGTTACCTACTATACAAACATTCTGGTTTAGAAAATAGTACCCTTGTCCTCCAAAAGCTCTTTTCAAATGCTAATTTTTATGGGTTTGAAAATTGTGGACTGTAGCAGCATTTGGAAGATATTCCTTCTGCTTGACCTtatttgcatatatttattttttgctttaagaAAGTACATTACATTGTACattggtatattttttttagaaatttatgCATACTCATATTTAGTTATTTTGCTTTTTTAGATCAGCACAAACATCTGGATTGTGTTCTAAATGCTACAAAGGTAAGTAAAACTGTAAGTAAGATCTTTCATGGTCCTGAAAGAAGGCATTTTAAATCAAACAGACTCTGTCTTGCAGGTCATTACAGCATCAAGGCCAAAGTATGTTTGCCAGGTCTCTAACTCTTAAGCAGTTAAAAGTATTTATCATTAGATTTGGGTATTCGAGTTTTGCTTTGACTGATATTATAGCAAGTTTGAGTGGATATTTTACTTCTATTTGGGGCATGAAAATAAAGAGAAAAGACATCTGTACTATCAGTGTTTTCCAACAGTAGTAAGAAATTAAGTATTGACAGTCAATGTCTGTCAAATTTAAAACAGTCTCGaacacttaaaacaaaaatagagttaTCAGTTATTGGTAATAATGGTAATGATTGCTAAGAAATACTATTCCTTTGCTCTTTGCAGCAACTGTTCAAGAAAAATCACAGGATGGTTTGGATCCCAAATCAGAGCTAATGAGAAGTAATTTCTATATGATATTTGGTtatgttttttcttaaaacaacTATTCAGCCATGTTACACACATGTATATCATCaggtattattttaattaaagtgTCATTAGATGTTACATACTGAGGCTactgaaataatataatcattattGTCCACTACTGGTGAAACCggtggggacttatggttttcgctctgtctgtcagtctgtctgtcacatttttctggatcctgcgaaaactttaaaagttcttcatattttttcatgaaacttcaaacatggatagatggcaatatggagattatgcacgtcatttcattttgttcctatgtcaagaattctggttgctatggcttatatatatttaaaaaaatactgacaatggtggagtttcaccggtaggggacaatattgcttggcaatctcttgttaccTTTATGTTCATTAGCATAATTATATTTAGGTTGCCTGGATGTcaaaatgtgtaaaataaaaagttaatgtatatctttaaatataaatttcttaGTTGAAAATTTTCATTGCAGTGACAATTTTACAACTTTTGCATTTTGTAGACCGTGCCTATGCAAGTCACGACAGCGTTGGTGCTACAACCTCCTCCTTCATGTCTGCTGGTCACTCAGTTGCCAGCGCTTCGACCTTAGAAAAAGCAGAAAAGTTTATACGAAAGGCTGTGCAACAGTCCGCTGCTGAAAGTGGAGCCGCTAGACTGCTTGGTGATTCACAAGTTGCAGTTGATACTGCCTCAACAGACAAAAGTGATGCTAAAAAAACTGAGATTAGTGTTGATAGCCCCGTTTCAAAGAACAGTATGGTTGTTAAAGACTTGGCCAGTTCAAGTGTTGTGGCCTCTACCTCAAATAAATCTGACACTTCAAATGCAAAGATAAGTGAAGATAGTAATGTGACAATCTCTGATGCAAAGGCACAAAACTCTGACCTTGACAGCACGGAAAAAAAAGGTGTCAAAAGGTAACTGTTCTACAGCAGATTGCTAATATTGCAACTGACTTGGTTATTGCTGCAGTCTTTTAATTGCCTGAAAATGTATAAGAACATTAGTTATCAGGTGAATGATCATATATCAAGTTTCTCAACTGATGTacaatgcattttcatttttatgttccCCAATCTATactggaggacatattgtttttgccctgtctgttggtttgtttgtttgcgtcaaacttaaagaTTGGcaataacttctgcaatattgaagatagcaacttcatatttggcatgcatgtgtatctcatggagctgcacattttgagtggtggaagatcaaggtcatccttgaaagtcaaaggtcaaatatatggggggacattgtgtttcacaaacacatcttgttttattttatgtcaaAAATAAGAACATTAGTTATCAGTTGAATATTCATATATCAAGTTTCTCAACTGATGAACAATGCAGTTCATTTTTATGTTCCCCAATCTATactggaggacatattgtttttgccctgtctgttggtttgttggtttgtttgtttgcgtcaaacttaaacattggcaataacttttgcaatattgaagatagcaacttcatatttggcatgcatatgtatctcatggagctgcacattttgagtggtggaagagCAAGGTCATCCTtgatggtcaaaggtcaaatatatggggggacatagtgtttcaaaaacacatcttgttttatttaatgtcaattttattaaattttaccaAAAGTAAAAGATATATAGCCCTGTTTCTTAATGAAAACCGTAATTAGGGCTCAaaattaacagttgtcctattgcccctggcaagtagaAGTTGGGTCCAGGCAAGtcattttataatctagttgtccacCCAGGCAAttgcaaaaaagaaaaaaaagcatttaattaagactttaattagactttaattgctgaaatcattttgttaaatgtgcaaaaataaaaaaaggatttaTGGTGtatcatttttatctttattaaaaaaagaggTTAACAGTTAATgcgatatttcatgtttgggcaagtggctttacgttcagggcaacaAGGATTTTCTAAGTAcctgcccggcagggcaagttgctcTTTAAGTTAATGTTCAGCCCTGGTAATCCACTTTAGACTATGTAAGCACTTGATCAAACAAGGCTGATGCACAATATTAACTTACATAGTGTTTTGCTTtgagtttgtttaaaaaataataaaaaatgtttctatgttaactctttcagtgctggaacctaattttgaaggcctttgcaaacagtttggatccagatgagacaccacagaacgttgcgtctcattaggatccaaactgtctgctattctgatagtattatttgaaaaataaatcgaagaaaatgctatttttagaaattcagcagacaacatttgagcaaacgacaaatttcccagcatgcaaagggctaatgaTTTCAGGGACAGGAGAGCTCTGGAGGAAGGAAGTGAAGAAACTGCTGCTGAGAAGTCTGGAGGAAAGAGCAAGAGGCGATGTAATGTGTGCCGATGTAAACTGGAGTTGGCACAGAGGGCCATCGGCAAGTGTAGATGTGGTGAGTGCATTGTAAACCTGTGTTATAAACTACATGTTTACTGATGTTTTGCTAGTTGCTATAATTTTGTCTTTGGTTAGATGTTTACTTGAAATAAGTCCATTAATAATTGTCCATTATGTGAAACTTATCATTAAACCGATGTATGACACttcataatgaacaaaaaaaaattcagtgtCTGAACACCTATCCTGTCTGCGGTTTAGTTTGTAATATAGATAAATTCATTTATGAAAGATTGTGTTTATAAATCAAgacttataaaataaatgttcaatgCAATGAAAGAGACATTTAAAGATATGTCTGTTTCTAAGATTCAGTGCACTAGAATGGAACCATTATGTTCAATGCACCTGCCATTATAATACACATGATTTGACCCGTATCAATCCAGAATGGACCCTGTGCCATGTATGGCTATCATAGCTACAGTCAATCCAGAATGGACCCTGTGCCATGTATGGCTATCATAGCTACAGTCAATCCAGAATGGACCCTGTGCCATGTATGGCTATCAAAGCTACAGTCAATCCAGAATGGACCCTGTGCCATGTATGGCTATCATAGCTACAGTCAATCCAGAATGGGCCCTGTGCCATGTATGGCTATCATAGCTACAGTCAATCCAGAATGGACCCTGTGCCATGTATGGCTATCATAGCTACAGTCAATCCAGAATGGACCCTGTGCCATGTATGGCTATCATAGCTACAGTCAATCCAGAATGGACCCTGTGCCATGTATGGCTATCATAGCTACAGTCAATCCAGAATGGACCCTGTGCCATGTATGGCTATCATAGCTACAGTCAATCCAGAATGGACCCTGTGCCATGTATCGCTATCATAGCTACAGTCAATCCAGAATGGACCCTGAGCCATGTATGGCTATCATAGCTACAGTCAATCCAGAATGGACTCTGTGCCATGTATGGCTATCATAGCTACAGTCAATCCAGAATGGACCCTGTGCCATGTATGGCTATCATAGCTACAGTCAATCCAGAATGGACCCTGTGCCATGTATGGCTATCATAGCTACAGTTAATCCAGAATGGACCCTGTGCCATGTATGGCTATCATAGCTACAGTCAATCCAGAATGGACCCTGTGCCatgcagggtcttccccaggccatttaagcgccccttgccggggcgcttggatttcgaaatcagagtccccggggcgcttgaaattttccgatcagtgtattcttcagtaaaagaaagtggagattgtccaaaaaaatcaaggtttccctatcagtgtatcaatattccctgttttaaaagagcactcggtacctactttcacaagtaatcgccataaacaccacatggggtaatggataatccactgataagagaatagcatgacgcgcgtatcgattattctagccacattacacggtcatttaaatgctgacaaggatgtatctggtaactttccagtcgtcaaactgtgaagttcatcgtccaatcggttacgggaatgcttatgagggcggggttaactatcgaccattatttttgattgacgtcgggcatgaagtaagagtttatcgcagcttgatttgcaagaagttgtaccatttgagtaatataaaaccggtaattagtacagtacagaacattaaagatggtttcgggcatcatcatcacacctttttactgtaaacaagtgttacctatgactcataattaatacgagaaattaattgcaagtggtaaacaattaattattatagcgagtaagttgtgcaaatgactcccggttacaattatgtgataacaatttatttaattccagtacatgtatatttcaacatgtccatttatggaactgattcacctcgtttttctgacatttattcgacacgtaatgcgctttaacaaattttcgttgaattaattacgcacacttgtaaatgtttcgtccgataatcgatagttagaagactgatgatggcaaacggtcgtgatcctcgtggacaacgtgaatttcatgcataattccgtcaaaacatttattcgactcgtaaagtgtgtaaacaaattatcgttgaatttataacgcaacggttaatatttgttgacatctcaaatgggaataattaaatttgtaatccgaaacccattaccgtaagtccatgttaacgcgtttttaatccgaaacacacttccgaatgtaaatgttacagcaacgttaaatatttttgcttcaaattagcagtgcaaatttattttgtgtcgaatctttttctcaattaaaaagagcgcgaaaattatgcagcatatacaacgtcgcgtctattgcatacaaatggcgtgtattgagcgttttaacaagcacacaacaggtcaggggattgacgcatattcagaggcaatatttcatcaaatctataaatagtcacttaaaaaaatggcaaggtttgtgttaaagaaataactgaaagcttttatcgtaaatatttaccagaaagagattgataaaaacggaataaacgggattatcgggtaataaatagaaacttgaaaaatagtaagtatacagttatagagtcgggttgaaacggatgcattgggggaatcgttcgagtcgggattttactatctgtgcggaaaagttttataacaattaaacaatataattttatttttattttttaatgactgggggatttttttgaagagtcatagcgcaccaaatgacgtcttttgacgctgtttttctttgagttataacgcaccacagaacgtgaattgacacgttaaattaaaaaaaatcaacgtcccACCCCcggtcggccccggggcgcctgaacaaattcctggggaaggcactggtgCCATGTATGGCTATCATAGCTACAGTCAATCCAGAATGGACCCTTTGCCATGTATGGCTATCATAGCTACAGTCAATCCAGAATGGACCCTGCGCCATGTATGGCTATCATAGCTACAGTCAATCCAGAATGGACCCTGCGCCATGTATGGCTATCAAAGCTACAGTCAATCCAGAATGGACCCTGTGCCATGTATGGCTATCATAGCTACAGTCAATCCAGAATAGACCCTGTGCCATGTATGGCTATCATAGCTACAGTTCATCTTGTGAGCAGCACAGACTGGTCTTGAGCTTAACTGTCTGCTAATGAAATCATAAAACTtgtgtgattttatagcggacacaTTAGCACCTGACCATACTGCGCAattgcacaggcttgtctggcgCCACGCATGCCAGGTTTTGCATGAGACCCATCTTGGCATGATGCAGGTCATttattgtgttttcttgtcaatatCTTCAGAGAATGTGTTTTGCTCCTTACATCGTCTCCCTGAACTTCATAACTGTGACTTTGATCATAAAGAAGATGGAAGACAACAGGCTCGTGAAAAGATGATCAAACCGACCCGCCATCTTGGAACTTCCTTCAAACGGCTCGACTCGGATTCTTGATTTTAATCCCATTTAGACTGCTATATCTTTACTTGTGGATTTTTGTTTCTGTTTGTAATATTTGTTTGCAGTTGAAACGCCTAATTATAACTTGTTCCTGAATGTTCGTATATTGTTGTGAGCTGTGTATAGGAATTAGTTATTTAGTTGAATACAAAGCTTGGATAGAGTTTTGTGTATTTCATCatatttatttagatttatttttaatgtgtaaaaaatagtgtttttttaaatatgagcaTGTTTTCATGTATAATatctttattttatgttaattgtgtGTTTGCCTGTGTTTGATAACTTATATTGAGACTAAAGCCATGTTCCCCTGTGTTTGATACCTAATATTGAAACTTAAGCCATGTTCCCCTATTTCGTCAATCATAATACATATAAGTCTGTGTGCTGTTATCAAATGTGATCTAATTTTTTTATATCTTATATGGGTAAGTTAATGATGACTTGTAACTGGTATATGTGCGAACGATGTACCTTCAAAGGCAATAGTTATGAAAACAAAAGACACCACGTTGCATTCTCTGGCATTTGGGGTCATTTGTAATTTATTGGGGAACTTTTATCAACAGATTTTTCAGGTTTCATATATGCCTGTATTTTGGGTGTACAAGCGTTCATGTTGAAACGACATACTGGTACATGGACTTGGGAATTACAAAATTAACACGAGATCAATATAAGAAATTTAATATTCAAATTGACTGCCAAAATTCCTCCTATTATTACAATAAATGTAACATGAATGCAAGGTAAACATATTTAAACCAATTCGTGCACCATGAATACTTGTAAGTAGTAGGGGATCATTTTATAACATAATAAGTTAAATGCCAATCATTAAAGATGCATTACCAATCATCCGATTGTATTGAAGATTGTTCCtgagtttttttaatcaatgataGCATTTAACAGTTATTATAACTCTATTTCAATCTCAATAACAGCATTGTTTAAAGATTTCCTTACTTAAAAACTAAGTTTGcatttacaattttaaagttTACTAATATATGATTTAGAGGCTTGTGTACAAGCACCAAGCTTCAAATGAAATCCTTCCTTCTCTTTACTTTCGTTGTCTCTATAATGTGTTTAAAAggcataatttataaaaataataaaatttttatggttattgtcTTTGGCCATTgtttttgttagctcacctgagcaggatatgttcatggtgagcttttgtaatcaccATTTGTCCGTCATGTGTCGTCAACATTTGCGTTGTTAActccctagaggccacatttattgtccaatcttcatgaaacttggccagaacaaGTGTCCCAATTATACCTTTAACGTgttcaaaatggttccggttggttgaaaacttGGCCACTAGAGGGCAGggctgttttccttatatggctatagtgaaacttCATGATGCTATCTTACCTACATTAATTGGCCAATCTTCCTttaacttggttagaacatttaaaacatgttaatactctagaagacACTTTtgttgtccaattttcatgaatcaGCTCACACTTTTTCAGAATAATCTTTTTCCTTTGAGTCTCAGGTGAGAGCCTTAGGgcccatggtcctcttgtttgttTGCTGTCTTGAATATGAAtgataataattgtataaaacaaGTTGTACATATTTTGCGTGTGAAATACCCGAGTGAAGTTTCTAACAAATATCCATACAAAGAGAATAACATTTTACTGCCCTATTGTTTTGTACTCTTATCAGATGAGGCTTTGATTAAAATAATTGCGAAGATTGCCGAGCCTTTTTTGTATTGATGCAGAGTCcgatatattacatatttaacaaAACGACATGGCAGTAacctatttttctgtttatcatacttcTACGGCAATTGgttttaagaaataaataaatataatagctATAACTCTTCTTTTCAGACAGGACTGTCTGTTAATAAAATGATGTCATGAGCACTTGAACTTGGTGAAAATATTTTAGCTGTTTTTGTTGCCCAAAATCTTCTACCGCTGGGTATAAAATAGTTCTGTTTAATCTGATTCATTTTTACTCAAAATGAAAGGTTTTGCCTTGATTCTGTATTCACATTGAGTAATGTATCGTACCACCAATCATTGACTGatgtacatttttttatcagGCACCCTTTTATCAGGTGGGTATCAACGTAGAGGTATGATTAAAGTATTTAACTAAcccatttatttaaacaaatattgtgtaTAATCTGACTTAATGTATACAATATaagattttaatatatttttttttattgattgcaTAAACGTTTATTGTACAAGAGAATAAAAGCCTCTATAGTTGGGTACTGTGACAAGAGaggtgtgtatttgtgtttgacaCTGTGTATTGGCCAGTTGACCTTGTTTTTCTTCTGCATACCTCATCGGTTGCGGCTATACCTTATCGGTTGCGGCTAGCACAAAAAGGAAGATAATTCTTCCTGATAAGCAGGAAAACAAAATGAGCtttttttttacagcaaaatGGTTGGGTCTCAAATGTATAGAACACCAATTACATCATTAATCATGTTGTGTTTTAGttcaatatgtatattatattcttttattctctttacgcacattaatgaagctctgttttcccaaagAGAGGTTCATatcttttttaaaaacataaatgttaTCATTTAGGAGTGTTGTATTATTCACACTAATCCACAGTAGAGTGGAACTTTTGTGAGCTACATGTTTTTATTCCATTTATTCTACAATTGTTCTCATATGATTATTCTGTAACAATTGTTCATGCCAGTGGAGCAAGGGTTTTGCGATTATCTGCAAGACAAGATTGAGCGTGAAATATAGTATCTGATACAACAGAAACAGCAGTTTCAGGCTCTTCACTCGGCTGGTGTATTTAATACATATCCTTTTGTAAGTTGGTTGCAAACGCTGCTGAGCTGAATGTATTTTGTgctaagaaataaatatataccagaaattaaaaatttatattcatattcatttatttttgttttcattattttatttgtggCATCTGAAAGTgcatgtgatttagttgtttatttctttttcacATTTGTGCTTTAgttttgctttttatgccccccttgaaGAAGAggcggtatattgttttgcacatgtcggtccgtccgtccgtatgtccgtccgtccaccagatggtttccggatgataactcaagaacgcttaggcctaggatcatgaaacttcataggtacattgatcatgactcgcatatgacccctattgattttgaggtcactaggtcaaggtctcggtgacccgaaatagtaaaatggtttccggatgataactcaagaacgcttatgcctaggatcatgaaacttcataggtacattgatcatgactcgcagatgacccctattgattttcaggtcactaggtcaaaggtcaaggtaacggtgaccggaaatagtaaaatggtttccggatgataactcaagaatgcttatgcctaggatcatgaaactttataggtacattgatcatgactcgcagatgacccctattgactttcaggtcactaggtcaaaggtcaaggtcacagtgactcaacttagaaaaatggtttccggatgataacttaagaacgcttacgcctaggatcatgaaacttcataggtacattgatcatgacttgcagatgacccctattgactttcaggtcaaaggtcaaggtcacggtgacttgacatagtaaaatggtttccggttgataactcaagactgcttacgcctaggatcatgaaacttcataggtacattgatcataactcgcagatgacccctattaattttcaggccaaaggtcaaggtcacagtgccaaaaaacgtattcacacaatggctgccactacaactgacagcccatatggggggcatgcatgttttacaaacagcccttgttaagttTAAAACACTGCATGGAGCTTCAAC
Encoded proteins:
- the LOC127875129 gene encoding AN1-type zinc finger protein 3 homolog isoform X1; the encoded protein is MEESDSGQQSKRCPCGFWGSAQTSGLCSKCYKATVQEKSQDGLDPKSELMRNRAYASHDSVGATTSSFMSAGHSVASASTLEKAEKFIRKAVQQSAAESGAARLLGDSQVAVDTASTDKSDAKKTEISVDSPVSKNSMVVKDLASSSVVASTSNKSDTSNAKISEDSNVTISDAKAQNSDLDSTEKKGVKRDRRALEEGSEETAAEKSGGKSKRRCNVCRCKLELAQRAIGKCRCENVFCSLHRLPELHNCDFDHKEDGRQQAREKMIKPTRHLGTSFKRLDSDS
- the LOC127875129 gene encoding AN1-type zinc finger protein 3 homolog isoform X2, yielding MEESDSGQQSKRCPCGFWGSAQTSGLCSKCYKDRAYASHDSVGATTSSFMSAGHSVASASTLEKAEKFIRKAVQQSAAESGAARLLGDSQVAVDTASTDKSDAKKTEISVDSPVSKNSMVVKDLASSSVVASTSNKSDTSNAKISEDSNVTISDAKAQNSDLDSTEKKGVKRDRRALEEGSEETAAEKSGGKSKRRCNVCRCKLELAQRAIGKCRCENVFCSLHRLPELHNCDFDHKEDGRQQAREKMIKPTRHLGTSFKRLDSDS